ATTTTGGGTACTACGACCACGTGCGCTGTCATGGTTTTTACCCTCCCTTTCTTTTTGAAGATGGAAAAAAAGTGGACATCCCAGGAAATACACATATAGATTGTGCCAAAACTACCGAATACGATTCTCCCGAAAATTTTGAAGAGCGCTGGAACATGGAAGGTAAGGCCGTCTATTCCGAGCATATCATTATGGATAAAATGCTGGCCTTTATGGAGCTCAATCATCCTAAAAAAACCAACAAACCTTTCTTTCTATATTTCCCTACACAATTGCCTCACGGCCCTACTATGGTTCCTGAAGTTCATCCTGAATTAGCTAACAATACCAGTCTAACACAATGGGAAAAGGAATATGCTTCCATGGTAAAAATGTTAGATGATGATGTAGGCCGAATTTATTCAAAACTGGAAGAAATGGGAATTTTGGAGAATACCATCATCGTCTTTACATCAGACAATGGGCACGAAATTTATTATCCTGAAGAAGGTCGCACCTCCAAAAACAACGTGAATGTAAAAGGAGAGGAGTTTGATAATATTACAACTCGCTTCAATAGTAAGGCCATAGGTGATATTTTTGATGGCAACGACGGCATGTCCGGAAAAAAACGTGACAATTGGGAAGGTGGCGTACGTGTTCCGCTATTCTGGTATTGGAAAAACCATATAAAAGCCGGTGCAGTTTCAGACCAAATGGTCAGTAATTATGATTTTTTAAATACACTTGCGGAAATTGTAGGCACACCACAAGTAAAAGAAAAAGATGGTATTTCTTATGCCAAAGCTCTATTTGGTGGCAAACCAAAACTGCGTGAATACACCATTTACTCTTCAAAAATGGGTCCCGCTTTAGTTACCCAAGAAGGTTGGAAGCTGAGGTACTATCTTAAAGAAAACGTTTTTCAACTCTACTATCTGCCTGAGGATTACGAAGAAATAAATGATTTAGCTAAAGAACATCCTGAAAAGACGGAAAAACTAAAAGCAATTCTCTATAAAGAATGCAATGGAAATTGGGAAAATGGACTTGGCCCCATTCAAATAAGAATCTAAATAAACTGGAGCTATGATCGAAAAAACATTCAGATGTAATTATATTTTGCTTCTTTTAATACTGTTTGCTTTTACATTTTCTGCAAATGCTCAATCTGATTTAATAGAAAATCCTGCGGCTACGCCTGTACAACGTGATGGGGACTGGTGGAACAACAGGCACAAGACCATCGTAGACAGACTTGATTCTAATCCTGAATTGATATTAGTTGGAAACTCCATTTTTCACACCTTGGAAGAAGAAGATCGCAAAGAAGTTTGGACTAAATACCTAGACCGATACCGTACTGTAGACATGGGTATAAGCGGTGACCGAACCGAGAATGTTATCTGGCGTATTGAAAATGGAACCTTAGAAGGTATAAATCCAAAAGTAGCCGTGGTTTTAATAGGAACCAACAATACAGATGGAA
This genomic interval from Zobellia roscoffensis contains the following:
- a CDS encoding sulfatase-like hydrolase/transferase — translated: MNQFNGYTMRISRLLTTLVLILLITPSCWAQEKSTKKPNVVLIYADDLGRGMLGTYGQKMLTTPNIDRLASEGMQFERAYGAMYCAPARASLLTGMHDCHGGDAMTIVKAGIYKQLDNGLTFDEIKDKIHEVALPAEKDEMFLGEVAQKAGYTTGQFGKLEWGFATTPERMERHGWDHHFGYYDHVRCHGFYPPFLFEDGKKVDIPGNTHIDCAKTTEYDSPENFEERWNMEGKAVYSEHIIMDKMLAFMELNHPKKTNKPFFLYFPTQLPHGPTMVPEVHPELANNTSLTQWEKEYASMVKMLDDDVGRIYSKLEEMGILENTIIVFTSDNGHEIYYPEEGRTSKNNVNVKGEEFDNITTRFNSKAIGDIFDGNDGMSGKKRDNWEGGVRVPLFWYWKNHIKAGAVSDQMVSNYDFLNTLAEIVGTPQVKEKDGISYAKALFGGKPKLREYTIYSSKMGPALVTQEGWKLRYYLKENVFQLYYLPEDYEEINDLAKEHPEKTEKLKAILYKECNGNWENGLGPIQIRI
- a CDS encoding GDSL-type esterase/lipase family protein is translated as MIEKTFRCNYILLLLILFAFTFSANAQSDLIENPAATPVQRDGDWWNNRHKTIVDRLDSNPELILVGNSIFHTLEEEDRKEVWTKYLDRYRTVDMGISGDRTENVIWRIENGTLEGINPKVAVVLIGTNNTDGNHYLNISTPEELANGIYKICALLNQKLPDTEILLMGILPYGYNPNHRDNINKATNKLIASFPKKNPKIHYINIGSKYVDENGKIKKELMPDYLHPNAEGHLLMFEALDADIQKLMKQ